A region of Candidatus Defluviilinea gracilis DNA encodes the following proteins:
- a CDS encoding peptidylprolyl isomerase: MLKKTSSLFLLCLWATACSPAPATPTIHLTPSFDLVAPTQPSCATVNIEPTPGPEAPSLFPPENATDRSLGASEATVSFIVYIDYQDSRSDFFVDVANQLLEEFPKDARFTFRPFPLVDVNDKSALAMQAIEAANRQGKFWDMHNLLFAQHENWANLSAVDFEQWVTAQASTLDMNVEQFQSDLKSGETVAQVQKYADDGKSIGIPGTPLVLINGQIYGGPRDHGSLRDIIALILMGKRQFTSCPPLTVQPDRQYIATLRTERGDITLELFADKAPVTVNSFIFLARNGWYDGITFHRVILDLFALTGDPSGTGDGNPGYYIINEFDPSLQFNRPGVVGMTNAGPNASDGQFFITFTPIAQYNGKYTIFGQLLTGMDVLLSLNPRDAQPGSDTPPGDTLLSVEIEEK; encoded by the coding sequence ATGCTGAAAAAAACTTCATCGCTATTTCTTCTATGCCTATGGGCAACCGCCTGCTCGCCTGCCCCCGCCACCCCCACGATCCACCTCACCCCTTCTTTCGATCTTGTGGCTCCCACCCAGCCATCCTGCGCCACGGTCAACATCGAACCCACGCCGGGACCGGAGGCTCCATCCTTGTTCCCGCCTGAGAATGCAACCGACCGCTCGCTGGGAGCCAGCGAAGCGACGGTTTCGTTCATCGTCTACATCGACTATCAAGATTCGCGCAGTGATTTTTTTGTCGACGTGGCGAATCAATTGCTCGAAGAATTCCCGAAAGACGCGCGGTTCACTTTCCGCCCGTTCCCGCTTGTGGACGTAAACGACAAATCTGCCCTTGCCATGCAAGCCATCGAAGCCGCAAACAGACAGGGCAAATTCTGGGATATGCACAACCTGCTGTTCGCGCAACACGAGAACTGGGCAAACTTGTCGGCGGTGGATTTCGAGCAGTGGGTCACCGCGCAAGCTTCCACGTTGGACATGAACGTTGAGCAGTTCCAATCCGATCTCAAAAGCGGGGAAACCGTCGCGCAAGTCCAAAAATATGCCGACGATGGAAAATCCATCGGCATCCCCGGCACGCCGCTTGTCCTCATCAACGGGCAAATCTACGGCGGACCGCGCGATCATGGCAGTCTCAGGGATATCATCGCGTTGATCCTCATGGGCAAGCGTCAGTTCACATCCTGCCCTCCGTTAACCGTTCAACCCGACCGGCAATATATAGCCACTCTGCGCACCGAAAGAGGCGACATCACGCTCGAACTCTTTGCGGACAAAGCGCCCGTCACTGTGAATTCATTCATCTTTCTCGCGCGCAATGGATGGTACGACGGCATTACCTTTCATCGCGTCATTCTCGACCTGTTCGCGTTAACCGGCGACCCAAGCGGCACCGGCGACGGCAATCCCGGCTACTATATCATCAACGAATTCGACCCATCCCTGCAATTCAACCGTCCCGGCGTGGTGGGGATGACCAACGCCGGTCCCAACGCCAGCGACGGACAATTCTTCATCACCTTCACTCCAATCGCGCAATACAATGGAAAATACACGATCTTCGGTCAATTACTCACCGGCATGGATGTTCTACTTTCGCTCAACCCGCGCGACGCTCAACCGGGAAGCGACACTCCGCCAGGCGACACACTGCTCAGCGTGGAAATCGAAGAAAAATAA
- a CDS encoding tRNA (adenine-N1)-methyltransferase, translated as MPLNTYSSTARDGDLVQLVGLRHKHFIFNLQAGAKFETHRGVLQHDDLIGKAWGTQVFSHLGSPFFLLQPSLGDLLTNLPRTTQIMYPKDIGFILVTMGVGPGQTVMEAGSGSGSMTTALAYALGAEGRVISYEIRPDMQNLARKNLARFGLDTRVEFKLRDIGEGFDETNADSFFLDVPNPYDYISQIRAALKPGGFLCCLIPTFNQVEKTLQSLRQTNFAFIEVCEILLRYYKPEPTRLRPTDRMVAHTGFLLFGRKIEPSEDPRGRELNEEIEKGDS; from the coding sequence ATGCCTCTCAATACCTATTCCTCCACCGCGCGCGATGGCGACCTCGTTCAACTTGTCGGCTTGCGCCACAAACATTTCATCTTCAACCTGCAAGCCGGCGCAAAATTTGAAACGCATCGCGGCGTCTTGCAACACGACGACCTGATCGGCAAAGCATGGGGCACGCAGGTTTTCAGCCACCTCGGCTCGCCATTCTTTCTCCTCCAGCCTTCGCTCGGCGACCTGCTCACCAACCTGCCGCGCACCACGCAGATTATGTATCCGAAGGATATCGGCTTCATTCTCGTGACGATGGGCGTCGGACCCGGTCAGACCGTGATGGAGGCTGGCTCCGGCTCCGGTTCGATGACGACCGCCCTTGCCTACGCCCTCGGCGCGGAGGGGCGCGTGATCTCGTATGAAATCCGCCCGGACATGCAAAACCTTGCCCGCAAGAATCTTGCCCGCTTTGGGCTCGATACCCGCGTAGAGTTCAAATTGCGCGACATCGGCGAAGGCTTCGACGAAACCAACGCAGATTCATTTTTCCTCGATGTGCCCAACCCGTACGATTACATCTCACAAATCCGCGCCGCGCTCAAACCCGGTGGATTCTTGTGTTGTTTGATCCCCACCTTTAATCAAGTGGAGAAGACCCTGCAATCGTTGCGCCAGACGAACTTTGCGTTCATCGAAGTGTGTGAAATTTTATTGCGCTACTACAAACCCGAACCGACGCGCCTGCGCCCGACCGACCGCATGGTGGCGCACACCGGCTTCTTGCTCTTCGGCAGAAAGATCGAACCCAGTGAAGATCCGCGCGGGAGGGAACTCAACGAAGAAATAGAAAAAGGAGATTCGTAG